The genomic window ATAAAGACTTCTAGAGACGTACTGATGACACCAGTGTCAGAACCAGGAGGTGTAATCTCACCGGACCCCCCCTGTTTGACTCCAAACAGCAGAGACTGCATTCCAGTTGACTCCGTGTGGACTTCatccagaaacagaaacatgcaTTTAAACGTGCATTTAAACGTGCATTTAAACGTGCATTTAAACGTGCACGCGTTCACACTGGAGCCCATCTGATGCTCATCACCCGTCAGCGTCATTCCACCATCAGACGGTGATTCAGTGTCACAGGCGAGATGTGATGGCGCCGCTCCTGATGGGTCGCTCCTCCTTCACGTCGTCACGTGTCGCCGCCTCCAGTCACACCTGGGATGTTAAAAACATCTTCATGTGTCACACTTGAACTGACGGCAGCAATTCAGATTTcccttcacttttttttctgtatctgtCTGGGTTTCTAATGTCGCTTTCAGTGGGCGGTCGATCCCACagcagctaagctaagctaagataaCATAAGATAAGCTAACTGCTGGCTCTGACCAGGAAGTCTTTTCCAGGATTTCTAATTGCACAttcattatttcactttttcaaaAAGTCTCATATATTTTCAGAGTGACTTTCAAAACAACAGCTCTTTAAATTTTCCaccattaatgaaggaatgctcaaattaaaatgattgttCTGAACTGAACATCAGACAGATTAAAGATGTAcaagaaatattcaaacatgattaatgttttttacttttgagTGGGATTCCACTCACGGCTTTCTGCATCCCAGCAGAATTCctgatgaaaatgtgaaactAATGAGACGAGCGCTGGTTTCTTTTCCCCGCGGAGCCTCAGGCTGGGACACTTAATCACTCGTGTGAGTTCATGATTCCTCATCTGGCTCTGGACGCTTTGCTTATCAGTAATTAAACGTCCTCTGGATCCCAGGGGGCATCTTGGGTTCCTCTGATAAGGAACTGTGATGGTTTTGATGGTGACTTCACTGGTTACGCACCTTTGATGCCTTCGGCTGTTTACAAAACTTCCATTTATCCATTTGGGATAAATGCTGGATGTTTCCTGCACAAAGGAGGGACGTCTCATTTCTCTGCAGTTTGAGAATGACTTTTAGATCCTATCTGCACGGACCTGACCTCGGTGTTGCTGAATGACGGTTCAGCCTCATTTCCTGGTTTGGTTTAAGGGGGGTAGACGGAGATTTAGGGAAATCCTTTATTATGAGTCAGACGCATAGATCTGGTCTGGCAACTTATTCCTTCTTCTTCAGGCTGATATTTATTATCTTGACAAGAGGACACGAAACgtaaatgtctttatttccaATATGaaccaaaatgttttgtctgaTCCTGGTTTTGAACCTGGAGTCGCTCATCCACCATCCTTCAACTCTGTTCCCCCTTGACCCCGTGACATTATTGACTGAATCCTTGATGAGGATGCTGAGGAGGTGAAATCCAGCACCCCCTCCTGATAAgatcacagccccccccccccagccactCCCGTCATCCCGTGCGGCGCGGCGATACGACATCAAAGCTGATGTCAGGCTGATGACTTTCAAGACTGGAAACAATCTTGTTCTTGTATGAAATAAAACTCCATCCTGGTCATATATGTGATTTCAGTCTGCTTCATCAACCTGCATGTCTGTGCAGGGATGAAAAACCGGTGTTATataaatttctaaaaatacgacagaatacttttatttttctctgtgcTGAAAAAGCTTCGATCCGTTTCCATGGCATCATAACCACCTTGTCAGCGAAGGTGAAAATGTCGTCTCTCTGAAAGCCCTCCCATAAGCTTGCATcgacacaaaaaaaaggtttttttattctttggaCGCTTTGTTGGAAATTGAGGAGGAAAGTTGTGGGATGGTTGTGTTTTGGCCACAGGCGACGCGATGCAGGTTGTTGGATCCGATGGAGACTGAACAGCCGATTAGAgactcatttatttcattttttttctgtgaaaatgtTCAGAGGACATCACAGCACAGAAAAGTCAACACAGAACCATCAGCAAGGGGGTTTAATGGAATCTAATAAAGTTGAAGGTGAAtcttttacatgttttatatcatttttattttccgtCTCTTCACTGAAGGTGACTTTCACTTTTATATTATTCAATCTTGATGACAGATATTTTTCTACTGCAGGTACACCGGATGAGAACTGATTTAAATGGTCAAAACCCAGGCTGAAAATTACCCACGCTCAAAACAGTCACTGGGGCAAAGTGTGTACATATACCCCCTGAGCGTGCGTTAGTTTTTACCCTTGACAGGAAATGCAGCCAGAGATCTGGCGATTTGTTCCAGCATATTTCCAGTTTGAGTTAATTCGAGCGCAGGGAACCCAGCGTAATTAAGTTGTGAGATTAATACACGCAGATGCATTTGGTTTTGTGCCCTTCCCTCTCAAGCACAAGagttaaataaataagagaagagaCTGCAGACCggcacatgaataaaaaaatatatcaaaggGATCCCTTCCTCCCAGATGCAATTATTTCCCATTCACATTGGCTTTTTTTCTCCAGCCGGTGACACTAATAACTTTGAATGAGGAGGATGAATCAGAATCTGAGCTGGAAAAATGTTGTTCGACATCCAAACCGTGCAGCATTCAGAGGTTACAGAAAAGAGATTCTCAGActgttcaattttatttttattctaatactGCAAAGGCTCTACTTTGAATTCAAATGTTAGATTCAAGtgaaaaacacactgacaaGGTTCTGAAGGAAGATTATACCTCACAAACTATCGATGATCAGAGAAGGACTCATCAATCTGAGactcattttaatttcttgCCATCCCTGAAGTCCGTATTGACTTCACCTATTTCCTCCTTTCTGTCTTTCAGAAACTTCACTCTCGGATCATGGATTTATCTGCAGCGGATTTGCTTCTGGAGCCGGAAAGAAGCAAGGCTTTCCTGCTTTCCAGGAACATGGATTCTCCATCCAATGTACGTTTAATCAAAAACACATGGAaggcaatttattttttataaatatatatacacacacacactagttgTCCAGGTAGGATATCCACAAGAAATCATTACGAGATATTAAAATACAGCCCTTAGTATTGAAATGGTGACCCCTCCTCGGAAGAGACGGCAGTATCACTTGGCACTAAGAGGAATAAATCCCTGTCGTATTACCAGAAAACCATCGATTGTGAGTCATTGTCAGTAAAACTCGTCCATAGGACACTGGTACATTAGCCGTCTTATGTATTATGCATTAGGGGTTGAAAATGGGTTTGCTCCATTCTTTTACCCTCTTGCCCCTCTGAGGATGCCACCTGATAAACTGTAACACGTGAtcagagcaggaaaaagaagaattatGTCTGCATTCCAATGACACAAACATCAGCTGACAAATATTATGTCGCACAAACCACTCCTGTGGATGAACAGATTCCATCAGAACATCTGCTGTGTTTCAGTGACTGACCGCAGAAACTCTATTGATATTCTTAATGTGTGACAAGTTGGACGTTTGGCAGAACTTTCTCTGAGTTTATTGGTTTGTCAAATCCCCGTCCGCTGTCATTCAAATCCCGTCAGTCAGATGTCTTTTGGACATGCGACACCGCAGACGTGAAGTCATCCCGAGCAGGACTCCACCGTGATGCTGTGTGTCTTTTCCGTCTCACAGGAGGTTCAGTTTAATGGGAAGGCGGGTCTCCCAGTGGCCAAGTGTCTGAGCCAGTCCAGTCTGACGGCGCCACCGGTTTACCCACGCAGCAGCTGTAGCAGCAGCGAGTTGTCGCTGTCAAGTGCTTGCAGTGATTTCTCTAGCGGCTCCTACACCTGGAATGATGGACGGTCCTGTGGGAAAACGGtaaacccccccacccttctTTTTTCACTCCGTAGTTACACAAAACATGACAAAGTGGCGCCGCAACGCATCAGGATGCCTGTTTGTTGCCTTCCTTTGGAGACTCATTAATCCCACTACATTGTACTCGTAGCAGAGCACACAGGAGGTGGGGACCTTAAAGGTGATTTAGGAGAAgggttttcatgtgttttcttacATTCTAGGATGCTGGTGTGCCAAAACAAGTCAGGATTCATAAAATTCAATATTCCACTTGAATCTTGACTTTTCTCAGCATACATGCCTTGTCATAGTTAGCTTAACCTGCTCATTCTGTTTGTCCCGTAGCCCTCGCTGACCTGGGAGAAGAGGTTGAGTTTGGGGTCATCCGCCCCCAGTAATATCTGTGCCGCCCTGGAGGAGCAACAGCCCACGAGGCGCAAGGAGAGCCACATCCTCCAGGGACTGAGGAAGCTCCAGAGACGGAAACACAGGAGCTCCTCTGCTTCATCCAAGGTCTCCAAGTCAGGCTACAAAGACTGCATGAACTCCAATGAGGGCATCTACTCCCTGGGCATTAAGAGTAGTGGTAAAGGGGTGTCCAAACCCGCCCATGTGGGTCGGACTTTTGCTGTGAGCAAGAAGTTCTCGTATGATTCCGACGATGCAGACGATGAACTGGTTCTCTCCAGCCGTGGAGATAACATCCCCACCAAGGACAACTGGTTTTACTGCAAGAGGCTCTCCCACAGCATCTCAGACAGTTTATGTAGCTGGGAGGGAATTCAGGAcaatggaggtgggggtggcGGCGTTTCAGGTGAACCGTCTGTGAAACAACCTTCAGTTCCCGACTCAAAAGAGCGTCCTGAGGAACTCCTGAGTTTCATCAACAGTTTCCTCCCTGAGGGAGGTAGGAAATCAGCCTTTAGCAAACCATCGGTGCTGCGCCACAATCCACCCCACCCTCAGGGTCCAAACAACCTCTCTGATGTGGACGATCCAGAGGAGCTCGGCGACATCCGAGCCTCTGTTGGACCGCAGGCAGAGAGGGACTCCAAGAGACTTTCCAGGGATGCTGCCAAGCTTCTCACACGACAGTGGCTGCGAAGAGACCAGGAACGCACCCAGTCGGCAGATGGGAGGCCCAGGTCGTTTAACCTAATCAAGGAACCCAATGGGGAGAAGTGTGCTCATTCTGAGGAGAGCATTTTGGCAATATTTCATGCGGAGGGAGAACCCATTGAGTTTTGTGCTCAGAAGGTAGCAGCAGATTCTGGGACTCGATGTGACATTCAAAGCAGCAAGGTAGTTGCTAATTATGCAGAACTTGTGTTCCAAGACAGGCCTACAAAGCAGAAATCAGGAAGTGCAAGGAACTACAGTGTTCTTGAATGTCCAGAGAAGCTATCTGAATATCAAACGAGGACCAACAGAACAGGTGATAGCAGGGACGGCAGTGCAGAACGGTTGTCGATGCAGTCGACTCCACAGAGAAAACTCATCAAACCACCGAGCAGCCGATATAATAAAGGCCATTCCATACCTCCTCTGAATGATTCTGCTGCTCCCAAGTCAGGTGGATCGAAGGTGGTTGGTCGTAACACGCCTGCAGGATCCCCTCTGAGATTGTCCAGGGGCTCCACCGCTGACCTGAGCAATGGTGGACCTTCAGGAGCTGGTCAGGAGAAACCCCCCTGCTCTCCTTCGGTGAAGGTGTCCCGGTTCGTCAAGACTCCAGCGAACTGCTCTCAGAGCCCAAAGGCAATGACCTCCAAGCTCTCCAGCAGGTTTGAACCGAACAAGggttcctcctccagctccccacACCTTGCAAGGAAGCACCTGGAGTATTGTGACGTTGGTGAACAGCCAACCAGAGACAAACACTGTGAAATCAGCAAAAATAAACTCAGGTCAccttctcccccccctccccctggaCGCACCACCTCCTTACTTGTTAGACCAAATTACGAAGGATCGCCTCAAGCACAGAAGACATGGATGGCTCAACCGTCCACGCCAGCCGCTGTGAGGGGCCCTCCCCCAAGTTACCACACCTCACTTTTACCAAATATGCAAAATACGCTACCAATAAAGGATAAAGACTGTTTAGACTTGGATGCAGGCTATGGGACTGCACTTTCACCTCAGAAACTGGTTGAGAAAACCAGTCAGCACCTTCAAAAGTCCCCTGCCACAACTCAGACAGCTACTAATGGCACTTCCAAGAAGATGACCACAAAAGACTACCTCCCTTCTGCAAACTCAGGGTGTGCTCCAGAAACTGAAAATGCACCTAAAAGCTCAAAGAATGTCCCTCCTCCCTACAGCGCCCTCAGAGGGTCATCGTTTCACAATTCAACTGCAAACAAAAGAGCATCGACCCATGAAAATGTCCATCAAACAGGGCAGAACACCTCTATTAGTTTACCTCTAGCACTTCAGGACCAACCTCAAGGTAAAACTGAACAACAAAATAGTAAAGCCGTTGTCAGCCCACCGAGCTCTGCTTTCGTTTCCCCCAATGCAGCAGAAAAAGCCTCAAAAACCCGCATCCCAATGGGATTCAAGGCATTTTTAAAATCCCCTCCCAGTCAGAAAAACAGTCCCTCTATACCAGGCAAGCAAGAGAAAGATCATATCAACCTGGTCTCCAAGGAGACTGTGGTTTCAAATCTTTCTGCCCCATGTGACAGCTTTCAGCCCGTGTGCATTGAGTCAACACCCCCGACGTCCGTTACTGGGGGGACAGGTGAGGTCCAGTGTCGGGGGCAAGACGAGAAAGCAACTGTTGCCGTGTTACAAGAAGAGGGAGACGTTTGCGATAGAGGTAAAAGGAGTAGTCAACTGTTCTCTCGATCGACATCGGTGACCACCAAGCCCCACCTGAAGCCGGCCCTGGGGATGAACGGGGCCAAAGCCCGGAGCCAGAGCTTCAGCACCAACTACATGGAGAAACCCAACATGACTGCTCCTGATGGGCCGGGGAAGGTCCGAACGCAGATCATCACCAATTCAGGGGAAAGGGGGAGCTCTTTGTCGAGACAGAGTTCCCTGGAGGTACCTGGTGTTGGCTTAGCCGAGAGCCCCCTGCACCCCCCCAGGACCAGACTCAGCCACTATGGAGGCATGACGGGGTCAAATAGTCACAGCGTTCTCCCAGAGAGAGTCAAATCAGGCTCCAAAGGTGAGGGGTTGCCCAACAATGTAAAGGGGGAGACAATCACGTCACCCTCACAAAAAGAAGCGCGTAGCCTCCCCATTAGCGATAGGATCGGGTTAAAGAACACCCGTAAACCAGCAAAAGTTGCTTCTCAACCACAGTTTCCGTCTCCATCCTCTTGTGTCTACAATTCCCCAAAACCCATGCTGGAGTCAGGAGGCATAACAGCTGCTCCTAATGAGGTAGACAAAGCCCCGGATGTACAGGAAAAGAAGCTCAGCCCAACCACCTGCACTATTGAAGAGAAGGTCATGATGGGAATCGAAGAGAATCTACACAAATGTCAGGAACAGGAAAAGGTCGCTGCCACTGAGGCCAAACAGAAAACGGGGCCGTCTCTGGCAAACTGGTTTGGCCTCCGCAAGAGCAAACTTCCAGCCCCGAGTGGTAAGAAGGTAGACCCCTCcaaaggaaaggaggagaagaaagagctgAAGATCGGATCTGTGCTCGGTGGCAAACAGATAAAGTCTGACAAaaagaaggacaagaagaaaATTGACATCCAGCAAaaaggtggtcaggaggtgcaaAACCTGTCGGAGATGAACAACAAGCTGAGCTCCATCATGGACCACTGCAACAACCAGATGGGCCAGATCGCCTCCCAGATCCAGTGCTCCACAGCTTTCATCGGCAAAGACCAGTTTGTGAAAGAGATTCTTGGCAGGTGGGTGAAACAGCACGTGGATCTATCCTCACTCAGCCTGCTCACGTTTGTCTTCCTGTCAGAGGAACCAGCACTGGGGGGTGGTTGTGCTGCTGTGCTGGAAACCATAGAAATGTTCCTGTTGGCTCAGCTTCTGCCTGGTGGGTTGATGAAGGAAATCCTGTTTCCTTGCAGGAATGCTGTGAAGGGTAACACTTTGGCTACGTCTCCACCCGGCGTGCCCCCGCCCAGGAAGCAGGGTGACCTGAAGGGGGGCCTGGAGGTCTGTCCGGTGACAGCGGTAAGCCAGGAAACAAAATGCCGCGCCGAGCTGTTTGTTTATCTGCCTGTTTGTACAGGctgtgggcacacacacacacacacacacacacacacacacacacacacacacacatacacattcccACAGGTTTTCACACGGTACATGTGCATGTTCACAAACACATCCCCAAGCCAGCCGCCTCCTCAGCATCGTACCCCCCCAAAGCGAGCTATTGATTCACATCGTGTTCTGACTCAGCCTCCAATTCATCGcctgctttttcattttcttcaagcCGATGATGTTGTCTCTTTTCccacaaaaataaagtaaatctcacatggatgtgtgtgtaatTCATACTTGCATTAGGCGTCTCGGAGCTAAATGCTATCTACGCGCTTTGTCAGGAAAAAATACTAAAATTACGAACTTGGAGTTTCAAGTTTTATTATCTGTCCgtcataaaaccaaaaaaatatgtgcatgagagaaaaaaggagaagcagacaggaggagagcTACAAAAATCAGTCTAACTGCATAATGTGGGAAATTTAATCCAGATGATGTGGAATTTTGATAACATGGGGGAGCGTCGTATCTCAGGCACTCCATTTGACAAAGGGGCTATTTAATACGTCCGCAGAGCTTTCTCTCTATCTCCTCCCCACAGAAATACAACAAAAGAGGGACACTAGGTGACCTCCAAGCTCCTGCTCTTAAATTACCCCGAAaccatttttatataaatagtCCAATTAATGTAAGGAATGAAAGTCTTACAATTCCCTAACAAACCTTTTGATATTCTTCACAGTATCAGACGCTTGTGTTTCCGTCTGAAAGTCATAAAATACATGATTGTATGAGCGCCAAGTTCATTCCCACTTATCGTCTATAAAGGGCCTTGAGCTTTACAGGCGGATATATGTCGCAGAGACAAAGgttaattcaaattttaaattctaaaagACTCTCTCTACTCACAGCTACTATTATATTCTGATTTGGCggctttttttccacagaagaTCAACCTGAGAGCTGAAAATGAGGAGGGACGCATCTTGGATACGACTTGCCAAGACCACATGATCGGTAAGATTATAAATTACAGCTGGTCTGAACAGCAATTGCAGCAgaatgtaaagtaaaaatcaTATAATTAGAGTGAACTTACATTTAAAGCACTAATATTTGCAAGTAAGAACCGGCAAATAGTTTAATGGAGCATAAACGCGTTTCACAGTCATGATCCCCGATGGGATTGACTCGGTTGGTCCAgcagctgacccccccccccctgttagTGTTGCAGTAACTGGTGGAACGTAACGGCTGCAAACAACACGTCCACGGCCGTCAGCTGATTGATGAGCGAGTGGCTGGCGTCTCACCGCGCCTGAACAGCCGAGGGAGTAAAAGAAATAGATCCATTAAACAATTTAGCAGACAGGATGATGATTGTTATCATGGCCGTATGACAAACGTCACGGAGTGTGATTCAGCAGTGCTGCGTGTTTGTCACTGAGCTGTCAGGCGCCCGGAACAGGAAGCAATGATTTCCTGTAATTCAACAACAATCCTTGGATTTGCTTTTACTTTTCATggattggttttattttaaattccatcaaatttaaattccttttttttttttgtatgctcTCTCTTAAATCCAATGCATCACGTCAGCATTTGTACGCAAAAGAACAGAACCACAGATTGATGCTTATTGTTTTGTTGCTCTCAGGCTGACATGATGTCTTTTTCAGGcccaaatgtattttctttccaGTGGAAAATATTCTAAAATCCGACTGCATGCCCCAAACAGAAGACCGATAAAGGAAGGGGAACGTGAATCAGCTTCTTAAAGAACACTTATCGACctaaaaacataaacacaaatacaaatgggTGGCAATTAATCTCCTTTGGTGCAAAAGAATAACCCTGATATCATTTAATAAGCTTTGGAATTTTGGTAGCAACATTTCAAAGTTTTCACATATTCTGCAACCGAAGCGCTTCCATATGGTGTCAATGAAATATTTAGTGGTTTTTATTCATATTGTTGGTTTAATGTCATGTTTCTCCAAAGCGTAGCATTCATTGGCTGAGCTCCGGACAAACACATCCatcatataaatatttaacatgaaTTCACGCCAGCAGCTCCAGAAACTCGCTTGTGGAAGCGGCCGGTTGTTCTGCTCTCCTCCAGGCGCTGGATTGTTTCTCATAAAAGGCCAATAGATAACATTCTGACTTTGCCCTATAGGACACAATGACCCTAATACGTCTGCAAGGGGTTGATGGCATCGGTGATCAATACCCATGATTCAGCAATTACTCTGGAAGCTGCTCATGACGCAGCCTTTACTCCTTTACTCTATTTTGAACAAAAtctcaaataaaaatccaacatTCTTGGATTTATTTGAACTCGATTAACTTACGATGTGATT from Antennarius striatus isolate MH-2024 chromosome 24, ASM4005453v1, whole genome shotgun sequence includes these protein-coding regions:
- the LOC137591368 gene encoding nck-associated protein 5-like isoform X10 — protein: MEETVRSLLQNQGGLEQTAVDPVDIMKAYKDKLSEAVQKQHDCPEDNGFLPATQTEPLPNANPDASLAEEEQDKTQPLLERLKAMEERNSALALENESQREQYERCLDEVANQVVQALLTQKDLREECLKLRTRVFDLEQQNRALSILFQQRIKPASDLLLQVATPASDLLLQKLHSRIMDLSAADLLLEPERSKAFLLSRNMDSPSNEVQFNGKAGLPVAKCLSQSSLTAPPVYPRSSCSSSELSLSSACSDFSSGSYTWNDGRSCGKTPSLTWEKRLSLGSSAPSNICAALEEQQPTRRKESHILQGLRKLQRRKHRSSSASSKVSKSGYKDCMNSNEGIYSLGIKSSGKGVSKPAHVGRTFAVSKKFSYDSDDADDELVLSSRGDNIPTKDNWFYCKRLSHSISDSLCSWEGIQDNGGGGGGVSGEPSVKQPSVPDSKERPEELLSFINSFLPEGGRKSAFSKPSVLRHNPPHPQGPNNLSDVDDPEELGDIRASVGPQAERDSKRLSRDAAKLLTRQWLRRDQERTQSADGRPRSFNLIKEPNGEKCAHSEESILAIFHAEGEPIEFCAQKVAADSGTRCDIQSSKVVANYAELVFQDRPTKQKSGSARNYSVLECPEKLSEYQTRTNRTGDSRDGSAERLSMQSTPQRKLIKPPSSRYNKGHSIPPLNDSAAPKSGGSKVVGRNTPAGSPLRLSRGSTADLSNGGPSGAGQEKPPCSPSVKVSRFVKTPANCSQSPKAMTSKLSSRFEPNKGSSSSSPHLARKHLEYCDVGEQPTRDKHCEISKNKLRSPSPPPPPGRTTSLLVRPNYEGSPQAQKTWMAQPSTPAAVRGPPPSYHTSLLPNMQNTLPIKDKDCLDLDAGYGTALSPQKLVEKTSQHLQKSPATTQTATNGTSKKMTTKDYLPSANSGCAPETENAPKSSKNVPPPYSALRGSSFHNSTANKRASTHENVHQTGQNTSISLPLALQDQPQGKTEQQNSKAVVSPPSSAFVSPNAAEKASKTRIPMGFKAFLKSPPSQKNSPSIPGKQEKDHINLVSKETVVSNLSAPCDSFQPVCIESTPPTSVTGGTGEVQCRGQDEKATVAVLQEEGDVCDRGKRSSQLFSRSTSVTTKPHLKPALGMNGAKARSQSFSTNYMEKPNMTAPDGPGKVRTQIITNSGERGSSLSRQSSLEVPGVGLAESPLHPPRTRLSHYGGMTGSNSHSVLPERVKSGSKGEGLPNNVKGETITSPSQKEARSLPISDRIGLKNTRKPAKVASQPQFPSPSSCVYNSPKPMLESGGITAAPNEVDKAPDVQEKKLSPTTCTIEEKVMMGIEENLHKCQEQEKVAATEAKQKTGPSLANWFGLRKSKLPAPSGKKVDPSKGKEEKKELKIGSVLGGKQIKSDKKKDKKKIDIQQKGGQEVQNLSEMNNKLSSIMDHCNNQMGQIASQIQCSTAFIGKDQFVKEILGRWVKQHVDLSSLSLLTFVFLSEEPALGGGCAAVLETIEMFLLAQLLPGGLMKEILFPCRNAVKGNTLATSPPGVPPPRKQGDLKGGLEVCPVTAKINLRAENEEGRILDTTCQDHMIGSGCQMRTLDSGIGTFPLPDSVTRAGGRHIPKSESSPDRVTDGEPPPTHCDPSKPDVKVPSLPKTHSHAPTSMGHSLSDPSVTFSADTHDLQSRLPKLASSDAIRTKRLSRVAANSSDDREKEMEKNQEKPGERTLQVCTYSGSSDTETEHEGTLSPPPRTLVYRATNTDSVDQNEETLKRSGTDESLSIMDCYQHHVFSRLDTDSRRRSQYGVFHRRSSLDSRAGDALKAVPPPDKTPTSGNPPASLDLESLNKLNQSGSGSGSLYPDTGSGGCRGDGPPGKSREDCCKADTPASSGFTGKPGVDPVGSLSDSLYDSFSSCTSQGSNDV
- the LOC137591368 gene encoding nck-associated protein 5-like isoform X1; translated protein: MFLAAFKGNSTSSGCLPDQNTSESLGSAELLSGEDPAAAESPQVCESLRGGRTASRCLHLKRLSLDSSLPEYMDANKCIDELLKQLEEERRNIRREKLAVARLQREVARSKSEGTMREKLIHELEEERRLRLESEKRLREVTEESELGRAQMVSLQQKFSRMEETVRSLLQNQGGLEQTAVDPVDIMKAYKDKLSEAVQKQHDCPEDNGFLPATQTEPLPNANPDASLAEEEQDKTQPLLERLKAMEERNSALALENESQREQYERCLDEVANQVVQALLTQKDLREECLKLRTRVFDLEQQNRALSILFQQRIKPASDLLLQVATPASDLLLQKLHSRIMDLSAADLLLEPERSKAFLLSRNMDSPSNEVQFNGKAGLPVAKCLSQSSLTAPPVYPRSSCSSSELSLSSACSDFSSGSYTWNDGRSCGKTPSLTWEKRLSLGSSAPSNICAALEEQQPTRRKESHILQGLRKLQRRKHRSSSASSKVSKSGYKDCMNSNEGIYSLGIKSSGKGVSKPAHVGRTFAVSKKFSYDSDDADDELVLSSRGDNIPTKDNWFYCKRLSHSISDSLCSWEGIQDNGGGGGGVSGEPSVKQPSVPDSKERPEELLSFINSFLPEGGRKSAFSKPSVLRHNPPHPQGPNNLSDVDDPEELGDIRASVGPQAERDSKRLSRDAAKLLTRQWLRRDQERTQSADGRPRSFNLIKEPNGEKCAHSEESILAIFHAEGEPIEFCAQKVAADSGTRCDIQSSKVVANYAELVFQDRPTKQKSGSARNYSVLECPEKLSEYQTRTNRTGDSRDGSAERLSMQSTPQRKLIKPPSSRYNKGHSIPPLNDSAAPKSGGSKVVGRNTPAGSPLRLSRGSTADLSNGGPSGAGQEKPPCSPSVKVSRFVKTPANCSQSPKAMTSKLSSRFEPNKGSSSSSPHLARKHLEYCDVGEQPTRDKHCEISKNKLRSPSPPPPPGRTTSLLVRPNYEGSPQAQKTWMAQPSTPAAVRGPPPSYHTSLLPNMQNTLPIKDKDCLDLDAGYGTALSPQKLVEKTSQHLQKSPATTQTATNGTSKKMTTKDYLPSANSGCAPETENAPKSSKNVPPPYSALRGSSFHNSTANKRASTHENVHQTGQNTSISLPLALQDQPQGKTEQQNSKAVVSPPSSAFVSPNAAEKASKTRIPMGFKAFLKSPPSQKNSPSIPGKQEKDHINLVSKETVVSNLSAPCDSFQPVCIESTPPTSVTGGTGEVQCRGQDEKATVAVLQEEGDVCDRGKRSSQLFSRSTSVTTKPHLKPALGMNGAKARSQSFSTNYMEKPNMTAPDGPGKVRTQIITNSGERGSSLSRQSSLEVPGVGLAESPLHPPRTRLSHYGGMTGSNSHSVLPERVKSGSKGEGLPNNVKGETITSPSQKEARSLPISDRIGLKNTRKPAKVASQPQFPSPSSCVYNSPKPMLESGGITAAPNEVDKAPDVQEKKLSPTTCTIEEKVMMGIEENLHKCQEQEKVAATEAKQKTGPSLANWFGLRKSKLPAPSGKKVDPSKGKEEKKELKIGSVLGGKQIKSDKKKDKKKIDIQQKGGQEVQNLSEMNNKLSSIMDHCNNQMGQIASQIQCSTAFIGKDQFVKEILGRWVKQHVDLSSLSLLTFVFLSEEPALGGGCAAVLETIEMFLLAQLLPGGLMKEILFPCRNAVKGNTLATSPPGVPPPRKQGDLKGGLEVCPVTAKINLRAENEEGRILDTTCQDHMIGSGCQMRTLDSGIGTFPLPDSVTRAGGRHIPKSESSPDRVTDGEPPPTHCDPSKPDVKVPSLPKTHSHAPTSMGHSLSDPSVTFSADTHDLQSRLPKLASSDAIRTKRLSRVAANSSDDREKEMEKNQEKPGERTLQVCTYSGSSDTETEHEGTLSPPPRTLVYRATNTDSVDQNEETLKRSGTDESLSIMDCYQHHVFSRLDTDSRRRSQYGVFHRRSSLDSRAGDALKAVPPPDKTPTSGNPPASLDLESLNKLNQSGSGSGSLYPDTGSGGCRGDGPPGKSREDCCKADTPASSGFTGKPGVDPVGSLSDSLYDSFSSCTSQGSNDV